A stretch of DNA from Toxotes jaculatrix isolate fToxJac2 chromosome 15, fToxJac2.pri, whole genome shotgun sequence:
CAGTATTTGATTGGATAATGTACAAGTGTCACACTTTTAAATCTTTGGTGTGAAActtcatttcagtgtgacaaaACTATTTTAACAGAGCAGCCTCTGACCTGCCTTAATTAAAGTGCTGGTGTGAAGCAGTTTGTACAtgttgttcctttttttcccagattgCTCCACACATTATTATTTGAAAGATCTGGTTTCttaacacatgtaaacacagcgCTGTCCCTCTTTATCATATGTTTTGTCCAATCATTCGTTACAATGGGTTCCTGTGTTGCCATATAAATCATTAGCTCTGTTTTTTCTACATGCAAATAAAGGGATGTTTATATAAAAGGTGTTACACAGCATTTTGGCAACTAATCAGCTATCAGCATCCTGACATCTCATTTCAGAGACACATTCTGTGCCATGGTTTGGGACAGTGAGGCATGCTGTATGTTGTAACACATATGTGAACTGTTCTCCTTCCTGGCCTTCGCCCCTCTGATCATCTGTGGTCCCCACAGGTTTGGAGGACTATATGAAACGGTACGGAGAGGGCATAACAAGGGTCCTGAACTCCTTTGGACCTGTTCCAAACTTCTTCAGTGAGGGAGCCAAGAGCATCATTAACGTAAGTGCATAATTATTAAGTATTCATTTATCCAGATCAAAGGCTGGTATAGATAATGTTTCCTTATTTATGGTTTATTCCTACCGATTCGGTCAAATGAAGCGACTGCTTGTTGATGGTGTCTTTAGTTCTGCATGACTGAGAGTTAAGAGTTCCCTCTCACCACGGTACCATAAAGCTCCCTTCCTTGGTCACATGCAATCACAGGCTGTTAAAATGTTAGCCGTAGGCATAGAGGGTCATCATGTGAAGAAACCCTGAGCTAGAACAATAAATAGTTTAAGGTGAACTAGTTTAGGACTAAAATAGTTGCCGTTCTTGTTTTCTAAGGTGGTGCACGGATTTGGAGTTGTTGTTAAGAAATTCAACAGTTTTACACTTAGCAGCACAATTTTCTGGTCAGGTTTGAAAGGTGGCACCGAAAAGTGTGTTTACTTTCTGAAGGTTCACAGGTCAACTGTGTTTGCTAGAGCACATGACCAACACAGTGATACCATGCAAATCAAACCTCAACGCCTCTGCACGACCTGTGTTAGAACGCGCTCCCACTAAACACGCGTGTAACTAGTGTGTAAATCACGTGTTTACAGCAGAGAAGTCTGAAAGTGTCCCGTTAAAACTAATTATAATTAATCACTGTTCAGTCCTGTGATGACTATGGGGTATTTTTAGAAATGTAATTTACTGTTCTTATTCATTATTTTCCAATGTCTGAGAAACTCCTTCCCTGTGGCCACAGGAGATGTGCGAGCTGATTCCCAGCGACCAGCAGCATCTGTCGgccaggagggagaggagggaccAGCTCCTCATGGGTCTAGCTAAGCTGAAGAAGGACCACTGAGGTGCATGCAGGGCCCAAACTCAAGAAAAACTAATGATGACTGCTGACTGAGATTAGAAATCCTTAAAATAATTTgtgaaaaaaatttaaaactgcTTTGTGAAATATGGTAGACAGGAGTTAAATGGAGGAATTTGAGCAAATGTAagagacacacgcacaaacatatTTTACGTGATAATAACTGTTATATCTGAGTAAGAATTGTTCTGCTCAAAGTGTCTTTTTTATGGACATTTTTGGGACATTACTACCAACATTTACTGGGAACTGTGACTTGCTACCCATTGAGAAGCAGGGATCTACATTACATTTTATACATACTTATCTTTTTGTTTGCAACTTGATTTCAAGACTAACGTGTTAATTAAGAGACTGGATTAAAAGCAGGTGCTACACTTGATATAACAGATGATGTTttgattaataaaaacaatggaaTCATAcatttatgtatgtttttttaatttcacacaaccatgaaagaaaatgaaattatgAAATTTTACTAAATATTTCTGGGCTGAGAACTGTAGTGGTCTCTGTTCCCTCCAGCAGAACTAATCGATGATGTGCATTGCGTTAAATGGTTACTGATAAACTCCTGAATCCCAGGAAACAATGAATGGAAACATGTCACGAGTGTTTCTTAGGTTTGCTGTTGCAGATTTCATTTCACAGTATATCAGGCCAGAGTGACTGCCACATGATTGTACTGTGTACATCCATGAAATGTGACAAGCTGTACTGTCcccacaaaaacataaacatctaAATTGGGTATATATAGGTTATGTAGTGCAAAGGTATTTGTAAATCATAAGTTTGACAAATTTATGAAGCAGGTGTTTCAGAGGTaccaaaaatgttttaaacaaaTGTCTTGCTGGACATTTTTTTAGAACAGTTTTGTGGCtgctatttatatatttgtagaAGGTTTTGAAGCGCTGATTACTTCGCCTGCTTTAGGATCAATATTGAGTCTGAAAAAGGTTAAATATGATGTGAATACAGGAGATTGTTGTGTCATGCAGACAGAAAAAGCAGCCAGATGTCATTGGTGAAAAGTAACTAAGGAGCATTTTGAGATACCTGTGCTTTTGAGTATTTCCATTCTCTgactgtactttttactccactacattaaACTGACAGCTTTAGTTGCATTACAGCTACACAGGAGGCCCAGACCCCCAAGGGCCCCCAGAAGCCTCACGTTTACTTTATCATTTCTGTCATCTTAATTTGATGAATGTGTCTCCTTGCCTTGTCTTGTCGAGGGACTCtgtcaaaatctagttttaagacttttaactgttttagtttatgttgtggttgtttgttgTGAAGTTTGAAggcaaagcttttcttttttttttgtagttccattttttccttaaaaattacttaaataatCAGCTATCAGAATTGTgtccaattaattttctgtcaatcgacTAATCAACGAATAATTTCAGCTGTAGAGTACTGATTGGTGTacgtggggggaaaaaatcaaacTGATGTGTATAGTGGGGGTCGGTAGGCCTCCCCTGGGGTGATTCGCATTCTGCCGTTTATGAAACTTCAATTATCCTGCACAAAAAGATTTAAAGTTGGACTCACTCCCTCCCCGTTAATGACGGCCCCCTCCATGTCCGCACCCTCACTtggcccctcccctccctgtctGCAGGAGGGATGATGAAAAACTGGCAGGTGCGTCTCTGAGTCCATCAGACGAGACAAACCCTGATCCCGTAGGAGCGCGGGGGGACAGTTCTCTTCACATCGTAGAAACATAAAGGATTAATTATTTCAGCCTTCATGGAAaactgttgaattttttttttttcttttttttttgagatccACAGAGACAGGTAAGTCCCTGACGTCAGAATTCCGGTGTAGCCGGTTTACATAGGTGAACTCGTGGCTTTTTTTAGTTTATCGGGATGACATCAACCACAACAACGTGGTTGTTACTATATTAACAAAATTAACAAATGTCACCCTTCATTTAGTAATTTCCTATCCCTACAGTTTATCGTGACTTGTGTTTGTTCGTCGCATCATCAAAATAGTTTTCAGTATAATTTAcgcaaacaaaatgaatatgaTTAATCCACATCTAAAAGCTCTGACTGCTTTTTAATACATCAGATGTTcgcatctttttaaaaaaaatgacttcgCTCCAAGGTAAGAAAGACGAGATTAAAggaaagattaaaataaaataaaatcgcCTTAATTTCTTACGTATTTTCACTTCTGTACATTTAAGAAATCACTGTCATTAAACACATACCAAACTGTAGTAGAACAGTATCAGACGGATTATCATGCCAATTACAAGCCGAacacttaaataaataatcacagaGTTAATCGGCTGAAATCTTTGGGGGATGGCAGTGATGGTATTTCAGGCAGTGGGGTGCACAGGTCGTTGGGTGGCAATGGGACTTCTGCTTTGCAATCTCAGACTTGGGTGCAAAAGtgctttaaaaaatgacaatacCTTTTCTATGTTGCCTTTATCCTTATCACACTGGTATCAACAAAACGCTTAACATAAGACCCtggtgacagtgacagttttaTAAAGTCTGTTGCCTCAGCCTCCCTGGTCCTGAAAGTGGTTTAAAGCCCCGCTTTTTACTAGTGTCATTTATTGTTTGTCAAAACTCGTCTGACTCTCTACTGCACATTGTTCAGAAACATTAAAAGACCAAAGACCAGTCCACTAAGAAAGGAATTATAGGACAAGAACAGGCCCATCTCTGTACCTTCAGAAGTTCTGTAGGTTTTCTGGGCTGTTAACCGTCTGCTGATTTCCTGCCCTCTACAGGTTGTCTGAGCCTCCAGAGACCCCTTCGCCACAATGAGTTGGGGGGCGCTGTATGCCCAGCTGGGCGGTGTCAACAAACACTCCACCAGTCTGGGAAAGATCTGGCTTTCTGTCCTTTTCATCTTCCGCATTACAATCCTGGTTCTGGCTGCTGAGAGCGTCTGGGGGGATGAGCAGTCAGACTTCACGTGCAACACGCAGCAGCCTGGTTGCAAAAACGTCTGCTATGATCACTTCTTCCCCGTGTCGCACATCCGCTTGTGGTGCCTGCAGCTGATATTTGTATCCACACCAGCTCTACTGGTAGCCATGCACGTTGCCTATAGGAAACGTGGGGATAAGAGGACCATGCTGGCCTCCAACGGCACTGAGAAGATGACGGATACTGAACTGCAGACACTGAAGAGGAGGCGTCTGCCAATCACAGGCCCACTGTGGTGGACCTACACTTGCAGCTTGTTCTTCAGGCTCATCTTTGAGGGTGGGTTCATGTACGCACTGTACTTTGTCTACGATGGCTTCCAGATGCCCCGGCTGGTGAAGTGCGAGCAGTGGCCTTGCCCCAACAAGGTTGACTGCTTCATCTCCAGGCCAACAGAGAAGACCGTCTTCACCATCTTTATGGTGGCCTCATCGGCCATCTGCATGGTGCTGAACGTGGCCGAGCTGTGCTACCTCATCATCAAGGCGCTCATGAGGTGCTCTTCCAAgtcaaacaacaggaaacaccattacagcctcacagacagCGTGACACGTGATAATTCCCATGTGCAGAATAAGAAGAACGAGATGCTGCTGTCTTCCTCCACAGATTCGTCCAGCAACAAGACAAATTGAGGGGCAGCCAGGCATTAGTGGTGGAGCAAGATCAAAGAggagaaaaccaaaaactgtaaatccaACTCCCCTTTGGTCATTTGTAGGGAAGTCGCTGTATTGATATGCATATTTGATCTGTATTCCTACATGTGGCCTCACAATTTGCCGCTGGAGGCAGTCAAATGTTCATCACTAATTCAAGGTTATAcataatggcaaaaaaaagaaaaaaaaaaagccgccAGGTAGCAGAGATTTTACATAAGTGTCCTTATATCTGTGGATTTTCCACATTATCATCTTTATCTTTCATACAGCGGATGGTCGATAATGTTGGATGATGGAGGCTTTAATTAATTGCTCAGAGTTTGAAGTTGAAGTTTGAATGTGCTCCACAGTGCAAAAGCGACTGGGTCAGGTTTTGGTCGAGAGAAGAATGAGTATACACTGACATCTGGTGGTGACAGTGGAAATCCTGAGAGCACAAACACCGTCCTCAAagcctgaaggagctgcttagTGTTgaagaacaaagagagagaacaaagaaaataatgaaaagtgaagcagaaaaaaaaaaggtccaagTGCCTTTTTGATTACATTTAGTGTGTAGTTTACAAgagctgacattttattttaaatgttaaatacatGTTTTACAGCAACTGATAAAAGCCGGTGAGTTTTTATGATTCTGCTGTGTTGAATCAAGTGACTGTAGCACAAAGTTATGttagaaaatgttaaataatttaACGTAAATAATGCtagttttgtgtgtatgtgtgtgtgtgtgtgtgtgtttagaatTACTGATGAGTGTTTTGCACAGGATAAGATTATACTGATAAAAGAATTTATATAACTTGGTGAAATCTTATCTAAGACATTGCAGCGGTTTGACAGATCCGATGCTCTTTGCTGTTTTAGTCAAATCAGaatgtcttttgtcttttacttGAACTGAAAGTGTTCCTTTACACAAGTtagagaaataaacacaatgagAATGTGTTGCACATCTTCACACGTGCACGCCAGGTGATACAAATCAAATATGCACAAGACTGTACAAGATGTTTTCAGTCTTCAGTGGGAAACCGCAGACAGATCATATTTCATAAACGTGAAAtaattgctaaaaaaaaagacaaaaacaaacgtCACATGACACAGAAATAGTAATTCAGCTATAGTAAGTCAGTGATGTTATAAATTCCAGTCAAGACGCTTGAGTTTTGTGAAGAAATCAAATTTGTCAGATATGAATGAACCAATTCACATTTAACTcaatattttttgctttttgtgacatttgttttaGCCTCCTGATGATACTGTTAGCTCCCAAGAGTTTATTTCAAAAAGCAGGATAATCAAGTTAGATTGACAACTTACAACAGTTGTGGAATTgcttcatcattattattattattcgctgttattattattcattctGATTATAATCGAGCGAAGTCCAGTATTCACATGTTCACAGTTACCATCTGGCTGATGCTCTTAATCctgctttttaaaacactgatcAGAAGTTGTTCTGCTCAGTCCGGACCTGCTCCTGTGTTATTTGgacttgtgttgttgttgcgGTGTGTGCTGACCCCAGCTGGCCGTATCAGCTTTCAGGATGTGCCTTATTTTAGCCACGACACTAATCACTGCACGCCCTCTGAGGAACCGCGGCCAATCTCAACTTATGTGAACAAAGAATTGCaatttggttttgtttagaAACAATTAAGAAAGTGATGTGTGAGACAGGTTGATTGGATGTGTCAGTTCCAAAGTTATGAAGAGTAAATTGGATGAGTCCTGCATTGATGCTACACAACTTATGGAGCTGATGGAGTTTTTCAGTGGGTAACAAAAAGTTTTAATCCAAAGATCTCTATGcagattctgaaaaaaaaaaaaatttaaatatgttttgtatgtcaGCTctactttgacctttgacctcttgcTTTTCTGTAACAGCCAAAAGACATATTGATGATGTGTAAtggactttatttttatttttaagggaTGAGCATGATCACTCCGGTCCCGAGAAGTTGTTGTTCTTAACGCTTTTCAGTTCAGATTTCTAGGTTTATTTCTGTGCTTCTAACAACAATCAGCTTTTtttaagaaagaagaaatgaaatatttgtgaCTATGTTTTGTacctatgatgtttttaattacaCTCGCACTTTGATCTATGAAGTCATTTTgctctgaaacttttttttttttcataaatcagtaaaaccaaaaactgTGTGGTTCATtgtttgtgtacagtgtgtctgtTAGTGTGTTTCACACTTCCTGCAGCCACCCATTGGATGGGACGTGGggtgtctttgtttctttttttaaattattatttgctGGGTGAAGCCCTAAAATTTTAGTTGATCAGGAAGCTCTGGATTATgctcactttgtcttttttccaccGTCTGTTCctttcaaacatcaaacattagATTTAACGAATCTTTCACAGTAATGTTTCATCTGGAGAGAGTACAGTGCGTCCATAGCGCCAACCGTGATAGTAATCATTTGAAATATGGTAGctgttactatttttttttattattattaaattatacaTTGTTGCTGGAGTTTAAAGAGACTGGGGCAAACTTTTGGGAtcgttttcagctgtttttttccgTTACAGAGGTTCAGAGCGTGATCGGTTTTTGGAACAAATTGTGCGAAAGTTTGGGGAAAGTTTTGGGCACATTTTCGGCGACTTTTGCGCACACGTTGGAGTGGTTTTGGGGAGGTTGGCAGGGGCGTGGACAGGCTGATGACTCTGTGGACTCACTCATGCATGGTCACACAATGTGACAGTCCAGACATGGCTGGAAACGGGAGGCAGCTCCGTTTAACCGAGCCCCATCTCCGACTCCAAGCCGCCTCCAAAAACTAACAGCAACAAAGGAAAACTTTTCTTTGCGCAAGTGAACGGGCCCGGGACAGGCTGCCAGACAGGTCGCACGTCTGGGGAAGTTTGTGCATGAAAGAGTTTGTGtggcagcttgtttttttttcttaaaaaaaaaaaaaaaaaagtttgttgaACTGTCAGAGAGGCGACTGGTTGCTGGTTTGGGatcagggagacagagagggggtcGTCGCAGCCGCGGGAGGTCTACACGCTTTTCAACGCGCTCAGATGATGGCACCAATGATGGCAGATGGATTTGCTTTTCGTGTTTAAGTATGACATCTCGGTCTAAAGGTATGACGGATACACACTGCTGTGAATGTTCTCCTGTACTTAAATGGGAGTAAAGTAAACGAAGAACGGCGTGTTATCAGGTAATTAAGAGTGAGACAAAAGCCTGACAAAGCTTGTGTCGCTTAAAGAGAGTCTGGAGACTCTGGCACACTCTGTATTGTCAGCCTGGCAGGTATGGCTTTGTATTTGaacctggctctgtctgttACATTCACCACCATGCGACATAAATGCCACAAATACCTGACAAATACCCAATTAAGTCACCACAAGGTCAAATGTTACACGACTTTCTGACTCTCTGGGTCTAATCGCTGCAGTTTCCACATTACTCGTATCCCTGTGTTTCTCCCTGTGTTCAGAACATGTCATTGTTTTAGATTGTAGATTATTTACACGGAtaatcagtttttgtttgttgtattgtTTAGATTAACAGAAtataaacaagagaaaaaaaatgaattgatgTTTGattaatgtttttctcttccaggTGTCATACATATTGTGAACCCTAGTCGATGGATTTATTACCTTTAATACAAGAATATTTTAGTAagtttattctgtgtgtgtgtgtgtgtgtgtgtgtgtgtgtgtgtgtgctttgaatTTGTTGTATGAACACTTTGCTAGATGTACATAACAGTCTAAAAGTAAAGAACAACAGCCACATCATCTTACACATTTATCACCTGTCTATCCCTTAAGACAGCTGAAGAAAGAATATCTGTATCTATGTATAAAAATTAGTTTCacttaaagtttaaaatgtagttttaaaaaGCCTCTAAACTTGGATTTAAATCTGACATCAAATAACAGGTGTAGAGTTTTAGTGACAGGATTAGTcaatcaacaaaaaaataactgacaacACTAACCATTTATCCTACATCTTCagcttttaaatgtgaaattgtgATGGTTATTTATCTGACAGTAAGACTAAACAatttgattaaagaaaaaaaaaataattgaaaacacCATTATCTGTTCAAATCTTTCAAAATTGAAATCTTCACTTTgatactttttttaaacttaaaaacaggttaactgtttaaaaaaaattcacacatCTTATTATCTTTTGTAATTACAGTAACATCTGTCTATTTGCCTGGCTTTAGTGTTAcagtggatggagagagaagggagggtagtgtgtatgtgtcagtatttgtttctctctgtgtgtgtgtgtgtgtgtgtgtgtgtgtgtgtgtgtgtgtgtgtgtgtgtgtgtgtgtgtgtgtgtgtgtgtgtgtgtgtgtgtgtgtgtgtgtgtgcatgtgccacACCAGAGCCCCATCTCTGCTAAATGCTGTTTTCGAACATTATAATGTTGATCTCAGCACATGCCTGCTGGGCAGTGGAGCgagcaggtgagagagagagagagagacagagagagagacaggccttacatagagggagagagagagaaagggagagtgaACCAGGGTTCAGTCAAACAGGTGGTCTATACAGTATACGAGCTGCTAAAAAGCGTCTGTGTTTGAAGCGAGTGCCGTGTTTTGATTTGTTATCGATATCTGACGCCTACGTGGCAGTTTTCTACAAAGGCCGTTTTCTGCTAGCCGTTTTATGAAAAAGGGAAATATGTCGGATTCTAGTCGACACCTCCACGCTCATCCGTGTCCTTGTGTCTTcttgtgtgtgcgtacatgtaGAGTGTTTAACCTCAGGGTAAGGCCTTACGTGATACTCTTTGCAGTGACCAGTGTTCAGGCCAACTCTGAGCACTTTCAGCAGATTCACAAAAGTTTCTTTaactctgtctgtttctcctctttttgttttgacGTTCCTCCTCCCGTCTTTGTCCACTCCAGCCTGTACTTTCTCCATAGGCTAGAAATCTTGAAGCATGGGCGACTGGAGCTTTCTGGGGCGGCTGCTGGAGAACGCTCAGGAGCACTCAACGGTCATCGGCAAAGtctggctgactgtcctcttcATCTTCAGGATCCTGGTGCTGGGGGCCGCGGCCGAAGAGGTCTGGGGCGACGAGCAGTCTGACTTCACCTGCAACACCCAACAGCCTGGTTGCGAGAACGTGTGCTACGACGAGGCCTTCCCCATTTCGCACATCCGCTTCTGGGTGCTGCAGATCATCTTCGTATCCACGCCCACTCTCATCTACCTGGGTCACGTGCTACACATCGTCCGCATGGAGGAGAAgcggaaagagaaggaggaggagatgcgCAAAGCAAACAGGTTCCAAGAGGAGAAAGAACTCCTTTATAGAAACGGTGCagatgctggaggaggaggaggcggcggcAAGAAGGAGAAGCCGCCAATCAGGGACGAGCATGGCAAAATCCGTATCAGAGGCGCATTGCTGCGTACCTATGTGTTCAACATTATTTTCAAGACCCTGTTTGAAGTGGGATTCATTTTGGGCCAGTATTTCCTCTATGGCTTCCAGCTGAGGCCCCTGTACAAGTGTGCACGTTGGCCCTGCCCCAACACCGTTGACTGCTTCATATCGAGGCCCACTGAAAAGactatttttattatatttatgcTTGTGGTGGCTTGCGTGTCTCTTTTGCTGAATTTGTTAGAGATCTATCACCTTGGATGGAAGAAAGTTAAACAGGGCATGACAAACGAGTTTGCCCCCGACCACGAGTCGCTGCGCCACGTCGACATTGCGGAGCCTGAGTGTTTGGCCTCGGCCTCCAGAACTGCCCCATCCAGCCTCAGCTACCCTCCCAACTACACAGATGTTACGGCGGGAAGCGGGGCGTTCCTGCCGCCCATGGGGCCCACAGCCGTGCCCTCAGCAGCAGAGTTCAAGATGGACGACCTCCAGCAGGAGGAGTCCCTCCGCCAGCCCTCCCCCTCTTCCCACTACtacatcagcaacaacaacaaccacaggcTGGCCACGCAGCAGAACTGGGCCAATCTGGCCACCGAGCAGCAGACTCGGGAGATGAAGGCCACCTCCCCTtccccatcctcctcttcttccaccAGCACCAacaaggagcagcagcaggctgtcGATGCTGCGCTGCTCCTTCCCACCAGCAACACCACCAGCAACACCAACATCACCAACACAACCGCCACTGccgcctccagcagcagcagcagcagcagccctggCACTGCCTCCAATGCAGGCAGCTGGGGCGGGGGGAAGAGC
This window harbors:
- the gjb8 gene encoding gap junction protein beta 8 — translated: MSWGALYAQLGGVNKHSTSLGKIWLSVLFIFRITILVLAAESVWGDEQSDFTCNTQQPGCKNVCYDHFFPVSHIRLWCLQLIFVSTPALLVAMHVAYRKRGDKRTMLASNGTEKMTDTELQTLKRRRLPITGPLWWTYTCSLFFRLIFEGGFMYALYFVYDGFQMPRLVKCEQWPCPNKVDCFISRPTEKTVFTIFMVASSAICMVLNVAELCYLIIKALMRCSSKSNNRKHHYSLTDSVTRDNSHVQNKKNEMLLSSSTDSSSNKTN
- the gja3 gene encoding gap junction alpha-3 protein, which produces MGDWSFLGRLLENAQEHSTVIGKVWLTVLFIFRILVLGAAAEEVWGDEQSDFTCNTQQPGCENVCYDEAFPISHIRFWVLQIIFVSTPTLIYLGHVLHIVRMEEKRKEKEEEMRKANRFQEEKELLYRNGADAGGGGGGGKKEKPPIRDEHGKIRIRGALLRTYVFNIIFKTLFEVGFILGQYFLYGFQLRPLYKCARWPCPNTVDCFISRPTEKTIFIIFMLVVACVSLLLNLLEIYHLGWKKVKQGMTNEFAPDHESLRHVDIAEPECLASASRTAPSSLSYPPNYTDVTAGSGAFLPPMGPTAVPSAAEFKMDDLQQEESLRQPSPSSHYYISNNNNHRLATQQNWANLATEQQTREMKATSPSPSSSSSTSTNKEQQQAVDAALLLPTSNTTSNTNITNTTATAASSSSSSSSPGTASNAGSWGGGKSEQEEGHVTTTTVEMHEPPVTVSTDPRRLSRASKSSSIRARPSDLAV